The DNA region TGGAAAGAGGTAGAGAGCCAGGCGCTAAGGAGTTGTACGGCGGACGTATTTATGCTTACTGGCTTGATAGATTTCTCCCTGAATTTCGTAAAGATGCTCCGGTCGATAGGTGGGTTAGGAAAGAAAGAGTGACTTTGCTGACAGAGAACAAGGCTCTGACTGTGGAGTCGGCGGTATTAGAGAAGGAGAGGTCTAGCTTCGTGGTGCCGTTGGTTTCTTTTGTTTCGTGGATGGCAAAGCTTGCACAAAACGCAGGTGCGAAGATAGTGACTGAGATCACCGTTGATGCGTTGGTGAGAGATGAAAAAGGCAGATTTGTGGGCATCCAGTCTGGTTCTGACATGGTGCAAGCCGACTTTATAATAGACGCAGAGGGAGTTAACCGCTTGCTTCTAGAAAGGGCTGGTATTGTGAAAAAACTAGAGCCTCACTACGTCGCCGTGGGAGTTAAGGAGGTGTTGAAATTTGAAAACAAGAAGGTGCTGGAAGAGAGGCTCGGCCTAGACGAAGACGAGGGGCTTGCGTGGGCTATTGCCGGCTATCCCACAGAATATCTGCCGGGCGGCGGCTTCATATATACGTACAAGGACTCTCTCGCACTTGGAGTTGTTGTTTATTTGAAGAACTGGGAGAAGTTGAAGACTCCGGTATACGATCTCGTGGAAAAACTCCGCCTACACCCCTACATAGCGTCTCTCGTCAAGGGGGCTACATTACAAGAGTACGGGGGGCACATGACACCTGTGGCGGGCATCAACATGGCGCCGCCGAGGTTTTACTATGATGGCCTACTGATAGCAGGAGACGCCGCAGGCTTCCTCCTCCATACAGGTGTCCTTATAAGAGGTGTCGACTTTGCCATAGCTTCGGGAGTATTGGCCGCGGAGGCTATAAAAGAGACAAATAGCCCCTCTGCCGAGGATCTCTCTGTATACGAGAAAAAGCTTAGAACAAGCTTTATACTGCCTCAGCTTGAAAAGTTTAGAAGCGCCGACAAGCTACTGGGCGACGAGGCTCTCTTTAAGGACCTGGCTGTATTTTCCACGGAGGCGGCGTATAGGTACTTCAACATTGATGACAAGCACAGAACGCTACTAGAGGCGGTACGCGAGGCGTCGAAGAAGACCGGAATAAGTACACTAAAGATAATGATAAATATGCTAAGAGCGGTGAGGAGTCTATGAGCCTGAAATATTTTACTATTGAAGAGAGATTAAACGCAAATGCGTGGGATGTCGATGTCCACAGGCCTCATATCAAGATCAAAGACCCAGAACGTTGCAAGAAGTGTGAAAAGAAGCCATGCACATACATGTGCCCTGCCAAGTGTTATGTACAACAAGGCGACTACATCGTCCTCAGCACTGAGGCTTGTGTTGAGTGTGGCACATGCCGCGTCGTCTGCCCCCACGGTAACATAGAGTGGAATTACCCACGTTCGGGAATGGGGATCTGGTATAGATTTACGTAAGTATGAAGATCGTAGTTCTTACAAAAGCCGCTGTTCCGCTATCCTCAGCGATTAAAATCGATCCCAAAACAGGCACATTAGTGAGAGAGGGCGTTCCGCTGACAACAAATGTGTGGGATAGGGACGCCGTGGAGTTTGCGCTTAAACTTAAGGACAGGTATGGAGGAG from Pyrobaculum arsenaticum DSM 13514 includes:
- a CDS encoding FAD-dependent oxidoreductase; the protein is MKYDVVVVGAGPAGLAAAYKLASAGFKVLVLERGREPGAKELYGGRIYAYWLDRFLPEFRKDAPVDRWVRKERVTLLTENKALTVESAVLEKERSSFVVPLVSFVSWMAKLAQNAGAKIVTEITVDALVRDEKGRFVGIQSGSDMVQADFIIDAEGVNRLLLERAGIVKKLEPHYVAVGVKEVLKFENKKVLEERLGLDEDEGLAWAIAGYPTEYLPGGGFIYTYKDSLALGVVVYLKNWEKLKTPVYDLVEKLRLHPYIASLVKGATLQEYGGHMTPVAGINMAPPRFYYDGLLIAGDAAGFLLHTGVLIRGVDFAIASGVLAAEAIKETNSPSAEDLSVYEKKLRTSFILPQLEKFRSADKLLGDEALFKDLAVFSTEAAYRYFNIDDKHRTLLEAVREASKKTGISTLKIMINMLRAVRSL
- a CDS encoding ferredoxin family protein, translating into MSLKYFTIEERLNANAWDVDVHRPHIKIKDPERCKKCEKKPCTYMCPAKCYVQQGDYIVLSTEACVECGTCRVVCPHGNIEWNYPRSGMGIWYRFT